Genomic DNA from Thermus amyloliquefaciens:
CACCGGGGCCTCGGCCAGCTCCGCCCTACGCTCCCGGCCCAAAAGAACGCTGAAGAGGCCGTAGATGAAAAGGAGCAACGCCACCAGCAGGATGATGCCGGCGAGGATGTTGAGGACCATGGGAAGGGCGGCGTGGGGATAGGCGTCCGGCACCTGGGCGATGTAGGCCCGCCGGGGCACGTTCAGGAGACCCTGCCAGTGGAGTCCAAGGGCCATCACCATCATGCCGATGAACCAGAGCCAGACCACCGCCAGGCCCAGGCGGCGCTGGCCATCGGAGATGGGCTTGCCCGTGAGGTTGGGGATGAGCCACCACAGGGAACCCATGCCGGTGAGGGTTACCAGGCTCGCCACCTGCAGGTGGAAGTGCCCCGGGATCCAGGCGGTGTTGTGTATCACGTAGTCCAGGGTGAAGCTGGCGTTCACTATACCGCCAGCCCCTCCGGGGATGAAGCCGATCAACCCCAAGACGGGGGCCACGAAGGCCGGGTTGTCCCAGGGGAGGGCCTTGATCCAGCCCAAAAGCCCCTTCCCGCCCCGCAGGCGCCCGGCGAACTCCAGGCTGGCGGCCACGGTGAAGGCGGTCATGAGGCTGGGCACGGCCACGAACAGGGTGAGGACCGAGTGGATCATCTTCCAGGTGGGGTCGATGCCGGGGTCGGCGAACTGGTGGTGGAACCCCACGGGGGTGGAGAGGAGGAGGAAGAGGAGGAAGGCCAGGCGGGCCATGGGGTCGGAGACCAGCTTGCCCCCCGCCTGCTTGGGCAAGACGGTGTAGATGATGGCGTAGGCGGGCAGGAGCCAGAAGTACACGATGGGGTGGCCCGTCCACCAGAAAAGGGTCCGGGCCACCAGGGGGTCCACCCCCTGGATGAGGCCAAAGGACCAGGGCAGGAGGAAGAGGACCGCCTCCAGCACCAGCCCGATGGAGGCGATGAACCACATGAGCCAGAAGACCACGGCCATGTAGGTG
This window encodes:
- a CDS encoding b(o/a)3-type cytochrome-c oxidase subunit 1, which produces MAVRMSEISRVYEAYPEKKATLYFLVLGFIAVIIGSLFGPFQALNYGNVDAYPLLKRLLPFVQSYYQGLTLHGVLNAIVFTQLFAQAIMVYLPARELNLRPNMGLMWLSWWMAFLGLVMAALPLLANEATVLYTFYPPLQGHWAFYLGASVFVLSTWVSVYIVLDLWRRWKAQNPGKVTPLVTYMAVVFWLMWFIASIGLVLEAVLFLLPWSFGLIQGVDPLVARTLFWWTGHPIVYFWLLPAYAIIYTVLPKQAGGKLVSDPMARLAFLLFLLLSTPVGFHHQFADPGIDPTWKMIHSVLTLFVAVPSLMTAFTVAASLEFAGRLRGGKGLLGWIKALPWDNPAFVAPVLGLIGFIPGGAGGIVNASFTLDYVIHNTAWIPGHFHLQVASLVTLTGMGSLWWLIPNLTGKPISDGQRRLGLAVVWLWFIGMMVMALGLHWQGLLNVPRRAYIAQVPDAYPHAALPMVLNILAGIILLVALLLFIYGLFSVLLGRERRAELAEAPVPFAEVISGPEDRPLVQAMDRIGFWFLVAVILVVLAYGPTLVQLFSNLNPVPGMRLW